From the genome of Glycine max cultivar Williams 82 chromosome 2, Glycine_max_v4.0, whole genome shotgun sequence, one region includes:
- the LOC100820324 gene encoding transcription factor UNE12: MANHPSQASTDDFLDQILGLSTFASADASPMMLQLNSGDAATHLASFHAPPYQLGLSLDQGKGPFLTPEDASGSGKRFRDDAVDTRPNNVFDGQPMPTTVPTAPHLPAVRPRVRARRGQATDPHSIAERLRRERIAERIRALQELVPSVNKTDRAAMLDEIVDYVKFLRLQVKVNALXXXGGADAVAPLVTDIPLSSVEEEGGEGRNQPAWEKCSNDGTERQVAKLMEENVGAAMQFLQSKALCIMPVSLASAIYQSQPSDTSSIVKPEINPPS, encoded by the exons ATGGCGAATCACCCCTCCCAAGCCTCCACCGACGACTTCCTTGACCAAATCCTCGGCCTCTCGACCTTCGCCTCCGCCGACGCCTCTCCGATGATGCTTCAGCTCAACTCCGGCGACGCCGCCACCCACCTAGCCTCCTTCCACGCGCCGCCCTACCAGCTCGGCCTCAGCCTGGACCAAGGTAAGGGACCCTTCCTCACGCCTGAGGACGCTTCTGGAAGCGGCAAGCGCTTCCGCGACGACGCCGTTGATACCAGACCTAACAAC GTTTTTGATGGGCAACCCATGCCTACAACTGTTCCTACTGCTCCACATCTACCAGCAGTGCGACCTAGAGTGCGGGCTAGAAGAGGACAGGCTACAGATCCACATAGTATAGCTGAAAGG TTGCGCAGAGAGAGAATAGCAGAAAGAATCAGGGCTTTGCAAGAACTGGTCCCTAGTGTCAACAAG ACAGATAGAGCTGCCATGCTGGACGAAATTGTGGATTATGTCAAGTTCTTGAGGCTTCAAGTGAAGGTTAATGCTTTG NNNNNNNNNGGTGGAGCTGATGCAGTGGCACCACTGGTAACTGACATCCCATTATCGTCAGTCGAG GAAGAAGGCGGTGAGGGAAGAAACCAGCCAGCTTGGGAGAAGTGCTCAAATGATGGCACAGAAAGACAGGTAGCCAAGCTTATGGAAGAAAATGTTGGTGCTGCCATGCAGTTTCTTCAATCAAAAGCACTCTGCATCATGCCCGTCTCACTAGCATCAGCAATATACCAGTCACAACCATCAGACACTTCTAGTATAGTTAAGCCTGAAATTAATCCTCCTTCATAG
- the LOC102665975 gene encoding sec-independent protein translocase protein TatB, producing the protein MLGFSYGEIFLSLGATAALIGPKDLPIICRTAGRLAGRAIGCVQLARGQFDTVMQQSQARRVHKELQDTMAQLDAIHHEIRSVSIINAGPLTRRLVDNPDQTSISDAIIYMICFGIWIIE; encoded by the exons ATGCTGGGCTTCTCATATGGAGAAATATTTCTGTCGCTTGGTGCTACTGCTGCTCTGATAG GGCCAAAGGATTTACCAATCATATGCAGAACAGCAGGAAGGCTAGCTGGTCGAGCTATTGGATGTGTACAATTGGCTCGTGGTCAGTTTGACACTGTTATGCAGCAATCTCAAGCTCGCCGG GTTCATAAGGAACTGCAAGACACAATGGCTCAGCTAGATGCCATTCATCATGAAATTCGAAGTGTATCAATCATAAATGCTGGCCCTTTGACGCGGAGGCTTGTGGATAATCCTGACCAGACATCTATCTCAGATGCTATTATTTACATGATTTGTTTTGGAATTTGGATTATAGAGtag
- the LOC100776326 gene encoding guanylate-binding protein 4 isoform X1 — protein MDSPFLLPLLLIFLFLSPTPSSSSIDNFHQAFPIVEPDPGHTKLRLSREGLEAIEKITNPIAAVAVIGPYRSGKSFLLNQLLSLSCYEGFGVGHMRDTKTKGIWVWGTPIDLDINGVRTSVFYLDTEGFESVGKSNVYDDRIFALATVLSSVLIYNLPETIREADISRLSFAVELAEEFYGRVKGQDVAFEPAKLLWLIQRDFLQGKSVQEMVNEALRHVPNTDGNKNIDVVNQIRDSLAIMGDNSTAFSLPQPHIQRTKLCDMKDVELDQLYVKRREQLKKLVASIITPKIVQGKTLNGKEFVSFLEQILEALNKGEIPSTGSLVEVFNKNILEKCLKLYSEKMAKLVLPLPEKSLQGAHDRSRDEVTKVFDQQHFGRHHAKKSFMQLDEEIQQVYKNVVLQNEYQSSRLCEALYTRCEDKMDQLQVLKLPSLAKFNAGFLQCNRSFERECVGPSKANYEQRIMKMMGKSRSLFIKEYNHRLFNWLVAFSLVMVVIGRFFIKFILVEIGAWALFIFLETYTRMFWTAESLYYNPVWHFIVATWETVVYSPILDLDRWAIPLGVMVSLFILYWRCYGRRKHGSLLPLYRSNKNGPNRPRTD, from the exons ATGGACTCTCCGTTTCTTCTTCCGCTTCTtctcatcttcctcttcctctctcccactccctcctcctcctccattGATAATTTCCACCAAGC CTTTCCCATCGTTGAACCTGATCCTGGTCACACAAAACTTCGTCTTTCAAGAGAAGGTTTGGAGGCTATTGAGAAAATAACCAACCCCATTGCAGCAGTGGCA GTGATTGGGCCGTATCGTTCTGGAAAATCTTTTTTGCTTAAtcaacttctctctctttcttgttACGAAG GGTTTGGTGTTGGGCACATGCGTGACACCAAGACAAAAG GAATATGGGTTTGGGGAACACCTATAGATTTGGATATTAATGGAGTAAGAACTTCTGTCTTTTACCTTGATACAGAAGGATTTGAAAGTGTTGGGAAGTCCAATGTATATGATGATCG GATATTTGCTTTGGCAACTGTCTTGAGTTCTGTGCTCATATATAATTTGCCCGAGACG ATACGTGAAGCTGACATCTCTCGACTCTCTTTTGCGGTTGAGCTTGCTGAAGAATTTTATGGGAG AGTGAAG gGTCAAGATGTTGCATTTGAACCTGCTAAGCTCTTATGGCTCATCCAACGTGATTTTTTGC AAGGGAAATCGGTGCAAGAAATGGTGAATGAAGCTCTTAGACATGTTCCCAATACTGATG GGAACAAAAATATTGATGTG GTCAATCAAATCCGGGATTCATTGGCTATTATGGGTGACAACAGCACTGCCTTTAGCTTACCGCAA CCACATATCCAGCGGACAAAGCTTTGTGATATGAAGGATGTGGAGCTTGATCAATTGTATGTCAAGAGAAGGGAGCAATTGAAAAAGCTTGTTGCTAGCATAATCACTCCAAAAATTGTACAGGGAAAGACTCTAAACGGGAAGGAGTTTGTCTCCTTTCTGGAGCAG ATACTTGAAGCCTTGAACAAAGGAGAGATTCCATCAACAGGCTCTCTTGTGGAGGTTTTCAACAAGAATATTCTTGAGAAATGTCTTAAGTTATACAGTGAAAAGATGGCGAAATTAGTTCTACCTCTTCCTGAGAAATCTCTGCAAGGGGCCCATGATAGGTCTAGAGATGAAGTCACAAAAGTCTTTGATCAGCAGCATTTTGGTCGTCACCATGCTAAGAAATCATTTATGCAGCTGGATGAAGAAATACAACAG GTGTATAAGAATGTTGTTTTGCAAAATGAGTATCAATCTTCAAGGCTCTGTGAAGCGCTGTACACCAGATGTGAGGACAAAATGGATCAGCTTCAAGTTCTCAAACTTCCTTCCTTGGCAAAATTTAATGCAGGTTTCCTGCAATGCAATCGTAGTTTTGAGCGTGAATGTGTTGGACCTTCAAAAGCAAATTATGAGCAACGCATAATGAAG ATGATGGGGAAGTCTCGGTCTCTGTTTATAAAGGAGTACAATCACAGGCTCTTCAATTGGTTGGTGGCCTTCTCCCTGGTTATGGTAGTGATTGGCcgcttttttataaaattcattttggttGAAATTGGAGCTTGGGCACTCTTTATATTTCTGGAGACATACACAAGAATGTTTTGGACAGCAGAGTCACTTTACTATAACCCAGTTTGGCATTTTATAGTTGCAACTTGGGAAACTGTTGTTTACAGCCCAATCCTGGATCTTGACAG ATGGGCTATTCCCCTCGGTGTCATGGTGTCATTGTTTATTCTTTATTGGCGGTGTtatggaagaagaaaacatgGATCCCTATTACCTTTATACAGAAGCAATAAGAATGGTCCTAATCGACCACGAACAGATTAA
- the LOC100776326 gene encoding guanylate-binding protein 4 isoform X2, translated as MRDTKTKGIWVWGTPIDLDINGVRTSVFYLDTEGFESVGKSNVYDDRIFALATVLSSVLIYNLPETIREADISRLSFAVELAEEFYGRVKGQDVAFEPAKLLWLIQRDFLQGKSVQEMVNEALRHVPNTDGNKNIDVVNQIRDSLAIMGDNSTAFSLPQPHIQRTKLCDMKDVELDQLYVKRREQLKKLVASIITPKIVQGKTLNGKEFVSFLEQILEALNKGEIPSTGSLVEVFNKNILEKCLKLYSEKMAKLVLPLPEKSLQGAHDRSRDEVTKVFDQQHFGRHHAKKSFMQLDEEIQQVYKNVVLQNEYQSSRLCEALYTRCEDKMDQLQVLKLPSLAKFNAGFLQCNRSFERECVGPSKANYEQRIMKMMGKSRSLFIKEYNHRLFNWLVAFSLVMVVIGRFFIKFILVEIGAWALFIFLETYTRMFWTAESLYYNPVWHFIVATWETVVYSPILDLDRWAIPLGVMVSLFILYWRCYGRRKHGSLLPLYRSNKNGPNRPRTD; from the exons ATGCGTGACACCAAGACAAAAG GAATATGGGTTTGGGGAACACCTATAGATTTGGATATTAATGGAGTAAGAACTTCTGTCTTTTACCTTGATACAGAAGGATTTGAAAGTGTTGGGAAGTCCAATGTATATGATGATCG GATATTTGCTTTGGCAACTGTCTTGAGTTCTGTGCTCATATATAATTTGCCCGAGACG ATACGTGAAGCTGACATCTCTCGACTCTCTTTTGCGGTTGAGCTTGCTGAAGAATTTTATGGGAG AGTGAAG gGTCAAGATGTTGCATTTGAACCTGCTAAGCTCTTATGGCTCATCCAACGTGATTTTTTGC AAGGGAAATCGGTGCAAGAAATGGTGAATGAAGCTCTTAGACATGTTCCCAATACTGATG GGAACAAAAATATTGATGTG GTCAATCAAATCCGGGATTCATTGGCTATTATGGGTGACAACAGCACTGCCTTTAGCTTACCGCAA CCACATATCCAGCGGACAAAGCTTTGTGATATGAAGGATGTGGAGCTTGATCAATTGTATGTCAAGAGAAGGGAGCAATTGAAAAAGCTTGTTGCTAGCATAATCACTCCAAAAATTGTACAGGGAAAGACTCTAAACGGGAAGGAGTTTGTCTCCTTTCTGGAGCAG ATACTTGAAGCCTTGAACAAAGGAGAGATTCCATCAACAGGCTCTCTTGTGGAGGTTTTCAACAAGAATATTCTTGAGAAATGTCTTAAGTTATACAGTGAAAAGATGGCGAAATTAGTTCTACCTCTTCCTGAGAAATCTCTGCAAGGGGCCCATGATAGGTCTAGAGATGAAGTCACAAAAGTCTTTGATCAGCAGCATTTTGGTCGTCACCATGCTAAGAAATCATTTATGCAGCTGGATGAAGAAATACAACAG GTGTATAAGAATGTTGTTTTGCAAAATGAGTATCAATCTTCAAGGCTCTGTGAAGCGCTGTACACCAGATGTGAGGACAAAATGGATCAGCTTCAAGTTCTCAAACTTCCTTCCTTGGCAAAATTTAATGCAGGTTTCCTGCAATGCAATCGTAGTTTTGAGCGTGAATGTGTTGGACCTTCAAAAGCAAATTATGAGCAACGCATAATGAAG ATGATGGGGAAGTCTCGGTCTCTGTTTATAAAGGAGTACAATCACAGGCTCTTCAATTGGTTGGTGGCCTTCTCCCTGGTTATGGTAGTGATTGGCcgcttttttataaaattcattttggttGAAATTGGAGCTTGGGCACTCTTTATATTTCTGGAGACATACACAAGAATGTTTTGGACAGCAGAGTCACTTTACTATAACCCAGTTTGGCATTTTATAGTTGCAACTTGGGAAACTGTTGTTTACAGCCCAATCCTGGATCTTGACAG ATGGGCTATTCCCCTCGGTGTCATGGTGTCATTGTTTATTCTTTATTGGCGGTGTtatggaagaagaaaacatgGATCCCTATTACCTTTATACAGAAGCAATAAGAATGGTCCTAATCGACCACGAACAGATTAA